A genomic region of Mycolicibacterium poriferae contains the following coding sequences:
- a CDS encoding prenyltransferase — protein MPEIPGVPGVFSPDQCCQTAESIAATQEPSGAIPWSHGGHTDPWDHIENAMALTVAGLLEPARAAFDWSLRTQRDDGTWPIQLRNGVIEDANSDSNFCAYIATGVWHHVLVTGDRRFAETMWPVVVKAIDFVLSLQSSTGEIAWAASPSGIAEEALLTGCASIHHSIRCALALADYVDDPQPEWEVAVGRLGHAIVEHPEAFVAKDRWSMEWYYPVLCGALRGPRARSRIDERWDDFVVPDLGIRCVDDRPWVTGAETCELVMALDAIGDRGRAHAQFAAMHHLREEDGSYWTGLVYADGKRWPVERTTWTGAAVILAADALSCATPGSGIFRGPDLPRGLEGEYDCECVISER, from the coding sequence ATGCCTGAGATCCCCGGTGTGCCAGGGGTGTTCAGCCCCGACCAGTGTTGCCAGACGGCGGAGTCCATCGCGGCGACGCAGGAGCCGTCCGGTGCCATCCCGTGGTCGCACGGCGGGCACACCGATCCCTGGGACCACATCGAGAACGCGATGGCGCTGACCGTCGCGGGACTGCTCGAGCCGGCGCGGGCGGCCTTCGACTGGTCGTTGCGCACCCAACGCGACGACGGCACGTGGCCCATCCAGTTGCGCAACGGCGTCATCGAGGACGCCAACAGTGACAGCAACTTCTGCGCCTACATCGCCACCGGTGTGTGGCATCACGTGCTGGTCACCGGCGACCGCCGGTTCGCCGAGACGATGTGGCCGGTTGTGGTCAAGGCGATCGACTTCGTCCTGAGCCTCCAGTCCAGCACCGGCGAGATCGCCTGGGCGGCAAGCCCGTCCGGTATCGCCGAGGAGGCCCTGCTCACCGGCTGTGCCAGCATCCATCACAGCATCCGGTGCGCCCTGGCGCTGGCCGACTATGTCGACGACCCGCAGCCCGAGTGGGAGGTCGCTGTCGGGCGGCTGGGTCACGCGATCGTCGAGCACCCCGAAGCCTTCGTCGCCAAGGACCGCTGGTCGATGGAGTGGTACTACCCGGTGTTGTGCGGCGCGCTGCGCGGGCCCCGGGCGCGCTCCCGAATCGACGAGCGCTGGGACGATTTCGTGGTTCCGGATCTCGGGATCCGGTGTGTGGACGACCGGCCGTGGGTGACCGGTGCCGAGACCTGTGAACTGGTCATGGCTTTGGACGCGATCGGCGACCGAGGCCGGGCGCACGCGCAGTTCGCGGCCATGCACCACCTCCGCGAGGAGGACGGTTCGTATTGGACCGGCCTGGTGTATGCCGACGGCAAACGCTGGCCGGTCGAACGCACCACCTGGACCGGGGCGGCGGTGATCCTGGCGGCCGATGCATTGTCCTGCGCGACGCCGGGCAGCGGCATCTTCCGCGGACCTGATCTGCCGCGGGGTCTCGAGGGAGAGTACGACTGCGAGTGCGTGATCAGCGAGCGCTGA
- a CDS encoding class I SAM-dependent methyltransferase: MLTVDFDRLGVGPGSKVIDVGCGAGRHTFEAFRRGADVIGFDQNVADLNDVDEILQAMKAEGEAPASARGEAVKGDALELPYADATFDCVIASEILEHVPEDDKAISELVRVLRPGGALAITVPRWLPERICWALSDEYHANEGGHIRIYRADELRDKVLAHGLELTATHHAHALHAPYWWLKCAVGTEKSDHPAVTAYHKLLVWDMMSRPWLTRTAEAALNPLIGKSVALYFRKPPADA; the protein is encoded by the coding sequence ATGCTGACCGTCGATTTCGACCGGCTCGGAGTGGGGCCGGGCAGCAAGGTCATCGACGTCGGGTGCGGTGCCGGCCGGCACACCTTCGAGGCATTCCGGCGCGGCGCCGACGTGATCGGCTTCGACCAGAACGTGGCCGATCTCAACGATGTCGACGAGATCCTGCAGGCGATGAAAGCCGAAGGAGAGGCGCCCGCGTCGGCCCGCGGCGAGGCCGTCAAAGGCGACGCGCTGGAGTTGCCGTACGCCGACGCCACCTTCGACTGCGTCATCGCCTCCGAGATCCTCGAGCACGTGCCCGAGGACGACAAGGCGATCTCCGAGCTGGTGCGGGTTCTGCGACCCGGTGGTGCGCTGGCGATCACGGTACCGCGATGGTTGCCCGAGCGGATCTGCTGGGCCCTCTCGGATGAATACCACGCCAACGAAGGCGGTCACATCCGTATCTATCGCGCCGACGAACTGCGCGACAAGGTGCTCGCCCACGGCCTCGAACTGACTGCCACCCACCACGCTCATGCGCTGCACGCGCCGTACTGGTGGCTCAAATGCGCCGTCGGAACCGAGAAGTCGGATCATCCGGCGGTGACGGCGTATCACAAGCTGTTGGTGTGGGACATGATGAGCCGGCCGTGGCTCACTCGCACGGCTGAGGCTGCGCTCAACCCGTTGATCGGCAAGAGTGTGGCGCTCTACTTCAGGAAACCTCCGGCCGATGCCTGA
- a CDS encoding glycosyltransferase family 4 protein, with protein sequence MRIALLSYRSKTHCGGQGVYVRHLSRGLVELGHDVELFSGQPYPDGLDPRVRLTKVPSLDLYREPDPFRIPRPTEIKTSIDVRELLTTWTAGFPEPKTFSMRVARLLADRRADFDVVHDNQCLGTGLLAIAESGLPVVATVHHPITRDRVLDVAAAKWWRKPLVRRWYGFAEMQKDVARRIPELVTVSSTSAADIAEDFAVSPDQLHVVPLGVDTELFQPSANRVRNRVIAIASADVPLKGVSHLLHAIARLRIERDLELQLVAKLEPNGPTEKLIAELGISDIVHSSSGLSDAELAELLASAEVACIPSLYEGFSLPAVEAMASGTPIVASRAGALPEVVGPDGECARLVTPADVDELTRVLGELLDSPLELRRLGDNGRRRALDVFSWESVAAQTVSVYERACRRVAAC encoded by the coding sequence ATGCGCATTGCGTTGCTGTCCTATCGGAGCAAGACCCACTGCGGTGGCCAGGGCGTCTACGTCAGACACCTGAGCCGCGGTTTGGTCGAGCTCGGCCATGACGTGGAGCTCTTCTCCGGGCAGCCGTACCCGGACGGTCTGGATCCGCGGGTGCGCCTGACCAAGGTGCCCAGCCTGGACCTCTACCGCGAACCCGACCCGTTCCGGATTCCTCGGCCCACCGAGATCAAGACCAGCATCGACGTCCGCGAACTGCTGACCACCTGGACTGCGGGCTTTCCCGAACCCAAGACGTTCAGCATGCGGGTGGCCCGGCTGCTCGCCGACCGGCGCGCCGACTTCGACGTCGTGCACGACAACCAGTGCCTGGGTACCGGTCTGTTGGCGATCGCCGAGTCCGGGCTGCCGGTGGTGGCCACCGTGCACCATCCGATCACCCGGGACCGGGTCCTCGACGTCGCCGCGGCGAAGTGGTGGCGCAAGCCGCTGGTGCGTCGGTGGTACGGCTTCGCCGAGATGCAGAAGGACGTAGCGCGCCGGATTCCCGAGCTGGTCACCGTGTCGTCGACGTCGGCCGCCGACATCGCCGAGGACTTCGCGGTCAGCCCCGACCAGCTGCATGTCGTACCGCTGGGAGTGGACACCGAGTTGTTCCAGCCCTCGGCGAACCGGGTGCGCAATCGCGTCATCGCGATCGCCAGCGCGGACGTGCCACTCAAAGGCGTCAGCCACCTGCTGCACGCCATCGCCCGGCTGCGCATCGAGCGTGATCTCGAGCTGCAGCTGGTCGCCAAGCTCGAACCCAACGGCCCGACCGAGAAGCTGATCGCCGAGTTGGGTATCTCCGACATCGTGCACAGTTCCAGCGGGTTGTCCGACGCCGAACTGGCAGAGCTGCTGGCCTCCGCGGAGGTGGCGTGCATTCCGTCGCTGTACGAGGGCTTTTCGCTGCCCGCGGTGGAGGCGATGGCCAGCGGCACCCCGATTGTCGCCAGCCGGGCCGGTGCGCTCCCCGAAGTGGTCGGTCCCGACGGGGAATGCGCGCGGCTGGTCACGCCCGCCGACGTCGACGAGTTGACCAGGGTGCTGGGCGAGTTGCTGGACTCACCGCTGGAGCTGCGCAGGCTCGGTGACAACGGCAGGCGCCGTGCACTGGACGTCTTCAGCTGGGAATCGGTTGCCGCGCAGACTGTCTCGGTCTACGAGCGCGCCTGCCGGCGGGTCGCGGCATGCTGA
- a CDS encoding PPOX class F420-dependent oxidoreductase, whose product MGRRIATAEPVSGADLLEFIRPRHRMVLTTHRRDGSLQSSPVTGGVDGDGRLVIASYPQRAKSANIRRDPRASVVVLSDEFDGPYVQVDGDAEVLDLPEALEPLVEYFRSVAGEHSDWADYRRAMVEQGKCLIRITPRRWGPVATGGFPPR is encoded by the coding sequence ATGGGCAGACGCATCGCGACCGCCGAGCCGGTTTCAGGGGCCGACCTGCTCGAGTTCATCAGACCGCGGCACCGCATGGTGCTGACCACCCACCGCCGCGACGGGTCGCTGCAGAGCTCGCCGGTGACCGGCGGGGTGGACGGGGACGGGCGCCTGGTGATCGCCTCCTATCCGCAACGGGCGAAGTCGGCCAACATCCGCCGCGACCCGCGCGCGAGCGTCGTCGTGCTCTCCGACGAGTTCGACGGGCCCTACGTCCAGGTCGACGGCGACGCCGAAGTCCTCGACCTGCCCGAGGCGCTCGAACCGCTCGTCGAATACTTCCGGTCGGTTGCCGGTGAGCACTCCGACTGGGCCGACTATCGTCGCGCGATGGTCGAGCAGGGCAAATGTCTGATCCGGATCACCCCGCGGCGCTGGGGCCCGGTCGCCACCGGCGGCTTCCCGCCCCGGTGA